The Manduca sexta isolate Smith_Timp_Sample1 chromosome 17, JHU_Msex_v1.0, whole genome shotgun sequence genome includes a window with the following:
- the LOC119189533 gene encoding sodium-coupled monocarboxylate transporter 1-like: MDNKLQQFLKSYKIFSFIILLCGSFKTTQASQKYALKEINNTFMSIFQTYHKNMSSPNELFHWEDYSVLSAMLLTSCAIGVFYGYFGEKQTTGDDFLLGGSSMGTLPTALSLAASFITAIELLGNPAEMYMAGAQFWMICIAFVCVVPIASNLYLPVFMRLRLTSCYEYLEIRFCKSLRVYASALYIMQMILYTAVAVYAPALALSDGK; the protein is encoded by the exons ATATTTAGCTTTATCATATTACTATGTGGGAGCTTTAAAACAACGCAGGCTTCACAAAAATATGCGTTAAAAGAAAtcaataatacatttatgtCCATATTTCAAACATATCACAAAAATATGAGCTCTCCAAATGAACTTTTCCACTGGGAGGACTACAGCGTGTTATCGGCTATGTTACTCACATCGTGTGCTATCGGCGTATTTTACGGATACTTTGGAGAAAAACAAACAACAGGTGATGACTTTTTATTAGGCGGGTCATCGATGGGTACATTGCCCACTGCTCTAAGTCTCGCTGCAAG ttttaTAACAGCAATAGAATTACTGGGAAACCCGGCCGAAATGTACATGGCCGGTGCACAGTTTTGGATGATATGTATAGCATTTGTATGTGTTGTGCCTATTGCGAGCAATTTATATCTGCCAGTCTTTATGAGGCTTAGGTTAACGTCGTGTTATGAATATTTG GAAATACGTTTCTGCAAATCACTAAGAGTGTATGCCAGTGCACTGTACATAATGCAAATGATATTATACACGGCGGTGGCCGTGTATGCGCCGGCGCTTGCGctatctgatggtaaatag